Proteins found in one Gloeocapsa sp. DLM2.Bin57 genomic segment:
- a CDS encoding G-D-S-L family lipolytic protein, with translation MIQLNISFIIIIIIINLILVYQRRKRQKFLADSYYQMRLEQLACLPSPEQGIVFLGDSLTQMGEWSEFFPNLLIQNRGIGGDTTTGLLKRLDVITKNNPSQIFLMIGINDICLEKKSSEEILANYRAILEYLSTYYQIKVYIQSILPVNQLGVKPFQQVNQQIIFINQELAKLAQEFNYHYINLFSYFVDANNQLNEQYTLDGIHLTGKGYLLWLKIIYSYIIRE, from the coding sequence ATGATACAACTAAATATTTCTTTCATCATCATTATTATCATTATTAACCTTATTTTAGTTTATCAAAGGCGAAAACGTCAAAAGTTTTTAGCTGATAGTTATTATCAAATGCGTTTAGAACAATTGGCTTGTTTACCTTCTCCAGAACAAGGTATTGTTTTTTTAGGAGATAGTCTTACTCAGATGGGGGAATGGTCAGAATTTTTTCCTAATCTTCTTATCCAAAATCGCGGTATTGGAGGAGATACAACTACAGGTTTACTCAAGCGTCTCGATGTTATAACTAAAAATAATCCTAGTCAAATCTTTTTGATGATTGGTATCAATGATATTTGTTTAGAGAAAAAAAGTTCAGAGGAAATTCTCGCCAATTATCGAGCAATTCTTGAATATTTATCTACTTATTATCAAATTAAAGTTTATATTCAAAGTATTTTACCTGTTAATCAATTAGGAGTTAAACCTTTTCAACAAGTTAATCAACAAATAATATTTATCAATCAAGAATTAGCAAAATTAGCTCAAGAGTTTAATTATCACTATATTAATTTATTTAGTTATTTTGTTGATGCAAATAATCAATTAAATGAGCAATATACCTTAGATGGTATTCATTTAACAGGTAAAGGTTATTTATTATGGTTAAAAATTATCTATAGTTATATAATACGAGAGTAA